The Ananas comosus cultivar F153 linkage group 2, ASM154086v1, whole genome shotgun sequence genome contains a region encoding:
- the LOC109728607 gene encoding malonyl-CoA decarboxylase, mitochondrial isoform X3, translated as MSKKSLAILMRARMRGAPNEPHGHRPQQISRSAPNPSRVSDRSHSSNLADSNGISAKDVKEWMQASISIPAGSRDPADAYLEEFSQGYLMLSQEGRRELLLALSRDYDVNRARVRELMRQYLSLELSHGATDDQQSSGLDDDGALSTFYRMERNLRDALKPMYAEFFERLNAHPGGLKLLAILRADLLVFLGEENLPSLRALDSYLKEKLITWLSPAALELHQITWDDSASLLEKIVAYEAVHPIRNLIDLKRRLSVGRRCFGYFHPAIPGEPLIFIEVALLKDVACSIQEVLWDDPPIPECEARCALFYSISSTQPGLSGINLGKFLLKRVIDMLRKDVPSIAIFATLSPIPGFMQWLLSKLASQIKLAEAETEEAKLLDMGSGSAFRESLLLQDEEKIILESFTENVTGKSGIEIMHYLLQSSEWVKSECLSAALKPPLMRLCARYLHKEKKRGKALDAVANFHLQNGAIVERINWMADQSEKGIRQSGGIMVNYVYRLEEIDKNAQSYLSTGHIHASPRLC; from the exons ATGAGCAAGAAGAGCCTCGCGATACTGATGAGAGCGCGAATGCGGGGCGCTCCCAACGAACCCCACGGTCATCGTCCCCAACAAATCTCCCGATCCGCCCCCAATCCTTCCAGAGTTAGC GATCGATCTCACTCTTCTAATCTCGCGGATTCAAATGG AATCTCGGCGAAGGATGTGAAGGAGTGGATGCAGGCTTCGATCTCCATCCCAGCGGGTAGTAGAGACCCTGCCGATGCATATCTCGAGGAATTCTCGCAG GGTTATCTAATGCTTTCCCAAGAAGGTCGTCGGGAGCTGCTTCTTGCGCTTTCCAGGGATTATGATGTGAATAGGGCGCGAGTTCGCGAACTGATGCGTCAGTATCTCAGCCTCGAGCTTTCGCACGGTG CGACGGATGATCAACAGTCCAGTGGACTTGATGATGACGGTGCGCTCTCTACGTTTTATAGGATGGAGCGGAACCTTCGAGACGCTCTAAAGCCGATGTATGCGGAGTTCTTTGAGAGATTGAATGCGCACCCTGGCGGATTAAAACTGTTGGCAATTCTTCGTGCCGATCTCCTCGTTTTCTTGGG GGAGGAAAATTTGCCATCTTTGCGTGCATTGGACTCATATTTGAAGGAAAAGCTCATAACATGGCTTAGTCCAGCAGCTTTGGAGCTTCATCAGATAACATGGGATGACTCTGCATCACTGTTAGAGAAGATTGTAGCATATGAG GCTGTCCACCCAATAAGAAATCTAATAGACTTGAAGAGAAGGCTGAGTGTTGGTCGTCGTTGCTTTGGATATTTCCATCCGGCAATCCCAG GTGAGCCACTTATTTTCATTGAAGTTGCACTTTTGAAGGATGTTGCCTGCTCAATTCAG GAGGTCCTATGGGATGATCCGCCTATTCCTGAATGCGAAGCCAGATGTGCATTATTCTACTCGATCTCGTCGACTCAA CCAGGTTTGTCAGGAATAAATCTAGGGAAGTTTCTCCTGAAGCGTGTGATTGACATGTTAAGAAAGGATGTGCCATCTATTGCT ATATTTGCCACGCTTAGTCCCATCCCTGGGTTTATGCAATGGCTTCTTTCCAAGTTGGCATCCCAAATAAAGCTGGCAGAGGCGGAAACTGAAGAGGCAAAATTGTTGGATATGGGATCTGGTTCAGCTTTCCGAGAGAGCCTCCTTCTCCAAGATGAAGAAAAGATTATACTCGAGTCATTTAC GGAAAATGTTACTGGAAAAAGTGGTATTGAGATAATGCACTATCTACTACAATCAAGTGAATGGGTCAAATCTGAGTGCTTATCTGCTGCACTAAAACCTCCTCTAATGCGGTTGTGTGCAAG GTACCTCCATAAAGAGAAAAAGCGGGGGAAAGCTCTTGATGCTGTTGCAAATTTTCACTTGCAGAATGGAGCA ATAGTTGAGAGGATAAACTGGATGGCAGATCAATCAGAAAAGGGCATCCGGCAAAGTGGAGGTATTATGGTCAATTACGTGTACAG GTTGGAAGAAATAGACAAAAATGCTCAGTCCTATCTCAGCACCGGGCATATCCATGCTTCACCTCGCTTATGCTGA
- the LOC109728607 gene encoding malonyl-CoA decarboxylase, mitochondrial isoform X2, with translation MSKKSLAILMRARMRGAPNEPHGHRPQQISRSAPNPSRDRSHSSNLADSNGISAKDVKEWMQASISIPAGSRDPADAYLEEFSQGYLMLSQEGRRELLLALSRDYDVNRARVRELMRQYLSLELSHGATDDQQSSGLDDDGALSTFYRMERNLRDALKPMYAEFFERLNAHPGGLKLLAILRADLLVFLGEENLPSLRALDSYLKEKLITWLSPAALELHQITWDDSASLLEKIVAYEVRGCPPNKKSNRLEEKAECWSSLLWIFPSGNPSAQLGEPLIFIEVALLKDVACSIQEVLWDDPPIPECEARCALFYSISSTQPGLSGINLGKFLLKRVIDMLRKDVPSIAIFATLSPIPGFMQWLLSKLASQIKLAEAETEEAKLLDMGSGSAFRESLLLQDEEKIILESFTENVTGKSGIEIMHYLLQSSEWVKSECLSAALKPPLMRLCARYLHKEKKRGKALDAVANFHLQNGAIVERINWMADQSEKGIRQSGGIMVNYVYRLEEIDKNAQSYLSTGHIHASPRLC, from the exons ATGAGCAAGAAGAGCCTCGCGATACTGATGAGAGCGCGAATGCGGGGCGCTCCCAACGAACCCCACGGTCATCGTCCCCAACAAATCTCCCGATCCGCCCCCAATCCTTCCAGA GATCGATCTCACTCTTCTAATCTCGCGGATTCAAATGG AATCTCGGCGAAGGATGTGAAGGAGTGGATGCAGGCTTCGATCTCCATCCCAGCGGGTAGTAGAGACCCTGCCGATGCATATCTCGAGGAATTCTCGCAG GGTTATCTAATGCTTTCCCAAGAAGGTCGTCGGGAGCTGCTTCTTGCGCTTTCCAGGGATTATGATGTGAATAGGGCGCGAGTTCGCGAACTGATGCGTCAGTATCTCAGCCTCGAGCTTTCGCACGGTG CGACGGATGATCAACAGTCCAGTGGACTTGATGATGACGGTGCGCTCTCTACGTTTTATAGGATGGAGCGGAACCTTCGAGACGCTCTAAAGCCGATGTATGCGGAGTTCTTTGAGAGATTGAATGCGCACCCTGGCGGATTAAAACTGTTGGCAATTCTTCGTGCCGATCTCCTCGTTTTCTTGGG GGAGGAAAATTTGCCATCTTTGCGTGCATTGGACTCATATTTGAAGGAAAAGCTCATAACATGGCTTAGTCCAGCAGCTTTGGAGCTTCATCAGATAACATGGGATGACTCTGCATCACTGTTAGAGAAGATTGTAGCATATGAGGTAAGAG GCTGTCCACCCAATAAGAAATCTAATAGACTTGAAGAGAAGGCTGAGTGTTGGTCGTCGTTGCTTTGGATATTTCCATCCGGCAATCCCAG TGCTCAATTAGGTGAGCCACTTATTTTCATTGAAGTTGCACTTTTGAAGGATGTTGCCTGCTCAATTCAG GAGGTCCTATGGGATGATCCGCCTATTCCTGAATGCGAAGCCAGATGTGCATTATTCTACTCGATCTCGTCGACTCAA CCAGGTTTGTCAGGAATAAATCTAGGGAAGTTTCTCCTGAAGCGTGTGATTGACATGTTAAGAAAGGATGTGCCATCTATTGCT ATATTTGCCACGCTTAGTCCCATCCCTGGGTTTATGCAATGGCTTCTTTCCAAGTTGGCATCCCAAATAAAGCTGGCAGAGGCGGAAACTGAAGAGGCAAAATTGTTGGATATGGGATCTGGTTCAGCTTTCCGAGAGAGCCTCCTTCTCCAAGATGAAGAAAAGATTATACTCGAGTCATTTAC GGAAAATGTTACTGGAAAAAGTGGTATTGAGATAATGCACTATCTACTACAATCAAGTGAATGGGTCAAATCTGAGTGCTTATCTGCTGCACTAAAACCTCCTCTAATGCGGTTGTGTGCAAG GTACCTCCATAAAGAGAAAAAGCGGGGGAAAGCTCTTGATGCTGTTGCAAATTTTCACTTGCAGAATGGAGCA ATAGTTGAGAGGATAAACTGGATGGCAGATCAATCAGAAAAGGGCATCCGGCAAAGTGGAGGTATTATGGTCAATTACGTGTACAG GTTGGAAGAAATAGACAAAAATGCTCAGTCCTATCTCAGCACCGGGCATATCCATGCTTCACCTCGCTTATGCTGA
- the LOC109728607 gene encoding malonyl-CoA decarboxylase, mitochondrial isoform X1 → MSKKSLAILMRARMRGAPNEPHGHRPQQISRSAPNPSRVSDRSHSSNLADSNGISAKDVKEWMQASISIPAGSRDPADAYLEEFSQGYLMLSQEGRRELLLALSRDYDVNRARVRELMRQYLSLELSHGATDDQQSSGLDDDGALSTFYRMERNLRDALKPMYAEFFERLNAHPGGLKLLAILRADLLVFLGEENLPSLRALDSYLKEKLITWLSPAALELHQITWDDSASLLEKIVAYEVRGCPPNKKSNRLEEKAECWSSLLWIFPSGNPSAQLGEPLIFIEVALLKDVACSIQEVLWDDPPIPECEARCALFYSISSTQPGLSGINLGKFLLKRVIDMLRKDVPSIAIFATLSPIPGFMQWLLSKLASQIKLAEAETEEAKLLDMGSGSAFRESLLLQDEEKIILESFTENVTGKSGIEIMHYLLQSSEWVKSECLSAALKPPLMRLCARYLHKEKKRGKALDAVANFHLQNGAIVERINWMADQSEKGIRQSGGIMVNYVYRLEEIDKNAQSYLSTGHIHASPRLC, encoded by the exons ATGAGCAAGAAGAGCCTCGCGATACTGATGAGAGCGCGAATGCGGGGCGCTCCCAACGAACCCCACGGTCATCGTCCCCAACAAATCTCCCGATCCGCCCCCAATCCTTCCAGAGTTAGC GATCGATCTCACTCTTCTAATCTCGCGGATTCAAATGG AATCTCGGCGAAGGATGTGAAGGAGTGGATGCAGGCTTCGATCTCCATCCCAGCGGGTAGTAGAGACCCTGCCGATGCATATCTCGAGGAATTCTCGCAG GGTTATCTAATGCTTTCCCAAGAAGGTCGTCGGGAGCTGCTTCTTGCGCTTTCCAGGGATTATGATGTGAATAGGGCGCGAGTTCGCGAACTGATGCGTCAGTATCTCAGCCTCGAGCTTTCGCACGGTG CGACGGATGATCAACAGTCCAGTGGACTTGATGATGACGGTGCGCTCTCTACGTTTTATAGGATGGAGCGGAACCTTCGAGACGCTCTAAAGCCGATGTATGCGGAGTTCTTTGAGAGATTGAATGCGCACCCTGGCGGATTAAAACTGTTGGCAATTCTTCGTGCCGATCTCCTCGTTTTCTTGGG GGAGGAAAATTTGCCATCTTTGCGTGCATTGGACTCATATTTGAAGGAAAAGCTCATAACATGGCTTAGTCCAGCAGCTTTGGAGCTTCATCAGATAACATGGGATGACTCTGCATCACTGTTAGAGAAGATTGTAGCATATGAGGTAAGAG GCTGTCCACCCAATAAGAAATCTAATAGACTTGAAGAGAAGGCTGAGTGTTGGTCGTCGTTGCTTTGGATATTTCCATCCGGCAATCCCAG TGCTCAATTAGGTGAGCCACTTATTTTCATTGAAGTTGCACTTTTGAAGGATGTTGCCTGCTCAATTCAG GAGGTCCTATGGGATGATCCGCCTATTCCTGAATGCGAAGCCAGATGTGCATTATTCTACTCGATCTCGTCGACTCAA CCAGGTTTGTCAGGAATAAATCTAGGGAAGTTTCTCCTGAAGCGTGTGATTGACATGTTAAGAAAGGATGTGCCATCTATTGCT ATATTTGCCACGCTTAGTCCCATCCCTGGGTTTATGCAATGGCTTCTTTCCAAGTTGGCATCCCAAATAAAGCTGGCAGAGGCGGAAACTGAAGAGGCAAAATTGTTGGATATGGGATCTGGTTCAGCTTTCCGAGAGAGCCTCCTTCTCCAAGATGAAGAAAAGATTATACTCGAGTCATTTAC GGAAAATGTTACTGGAAAAAGTGGTATTGAGATAATGCACTATCTACTACAATCAAGTGAATGGGTCAAATCTGAGTGCTTATCTGCTGCACTAAAACCTCCTCTAATGCGGTTGTGTGCAAG GTACCTCCATAAAGAGAAAAAGCGGGGGAAAGCTCTTGATGCTGTTGCAAATTTTCACTTGCAGAATGGAGCA ATAGTTGAGAGGATAAACTGGATGGCAGATCAATCAGAAAAGGGCATCCGGCAAAGTGGAGGTATTATGGTCAATTACGTGTACAG GTTGGAAGAAATAGACAAAAATGCTCAGTCCTATCTCAGCACCGGGCATATCCATGCTTCACCTCGCTTATGCTGA